The sequence below is a genomic window from Photobacterium atrarenae.
CGGGTGTGGCCCATCTGGGTCAGGTAGTTGACGGCTTCAAAGGCGGCGGTCAGGTTGTCGATGTGGACCGTCGGGAGCTCCAGCTCCGGGGCAAATTCGCACGCCATCACCATTGGCGGCAGGTTTTTCTGCTCCGGTTTGCTAACATCAAACGGCAGATCAGTGCCGAGTAGCAGCATGCCGTCAGCTTGTTTGGTAAACACCAGGTTGACGAAAGAGTTTTCGCGGGTCTTCTGTTGCCCGCTGTCACCTAACAGCACCAGGTAGCCGTGCTCCATGGCGGCTTCTTCAATGCCGCGAATGATCTCGGTAAAATAGGGATCACAGATATCCGGTACGATTGTGACAATGGTTTTTGATTCGTTACGACGCAGGTTCCTAGCCAGGGAATTGGGGGAATAGCCAGCATCCATGACAGCCTGTTCAACCTTTTTACGGGTTGAGGCCGACACTTTTTCCGGGTTCATCAGGGCACGGGAGACCGTGGCCGTCGATACACCGGCTAGCTGGGCAACATCCTTCATTGTCGCCATAGTTGCAGTTCCTCTCTATTTATTATCTGTCTCATCATTGCCGGAGGATCCTAGCCAAACCGGGCAGATACCTATACCAGCGAGCCTACTATTGTAGGCGCTCCTTCCGGGATTAAACATGGTCAAATCAGCATAAATTACATCCGGGATGTGATGTAAGTCGCATTGTTCATTTTAAGTTAAATCCTGGGGTTCGACATCGATCGACCAGCGAATTTTGCGCGCCAGCGGCAGCATCTGGATGGCTGGTTTGGCGACGGTCAGCATTCGCTGCAGGGTTTTGCGATCCGGCGCCTGGAGCAGCAGCTGCCAGCGGTAGCGCCCGGCCCGGCGGGCCAGCGG
It includes:
- the cytR gene encoding DNA-binding transcriptional regulator CytR; the protein is MATMKDVAQLAGVSTATVSRALMNPEKVSASTRKKVEQAVMDAGYSPNSLARNLRRNESKTIVTIVPDICDPYFTEIIRGIEEAAMEHGYLVLLGDSGQQKTRENSFVNLVFTKQADGMLLLGTDLPFDVSKPEQKNLPPMVMACEFAPELELPTVHIDNLTAAFEAVNYLTQMGHTRIAQIAGPDTAVLCQFRSQGYQQALRRAGVDLNPAYTVKGDFSFAAGARAVTALLSLPEPPTALLCHNDVMAIGAMQQAKRLGFRVPQDLSIVGFDDIQFAEYCDPPLTTVSQPRYEIGRQSMLMLLDILQGKDINSGSRLLDAKLVIRESAAPPAA